The Herpetosiphonaceae bacterium genome has a segment encoding these proteins:
- a CDS encoding amino acid adenylation domain-containing protein codes for MNDLATRLAELSPEQQTRLAQTIRQQPGTFNAFPVSFAQERLWFLDQLAPGLPLYSVPIAVHLSGSLQVAAFSSGLNALIQRHESLRTTFLAIDGEPIQVVAPTLQIALPVVSLMHVLSSEQAAQVQRLAVEAAQQPFDLAQGPLVRATLFQIAPTEHVCLLLLHHIICDGWSLGVLLRDLAACYDAALASRAPTLPELPIQYADYAVWQRQALRDAVLERHLSYWRQQLGEAPTLLELPTDYPRPTSLAFPGAAHRFELTPEVVAGLHALSRQAGVTLFMTLLAAFQTLLLHYTEQTDLLIGTPIAGRRRVETEGLIGCFVNTLVLRADLSGDPGFRALLQRVRTTTLQAYAHQDLPFERLVAELQPERSLHYAPLIQVMFVLHNMPLPPLELPGLTMRRLPVSTGAVQYDLTLKLEEADHALAGEIEYRSDLFTVETIRRMAGHFQTVLSALLADPDRRIAEVALLTKAERQQLLVDWNATQAAFPQSRCLHQLVEAQAARAPAAIAVVCHDQRLTYRELNERANQLAHHLRRLGVGGRPQGEVPVGVYLHRSPDLIVALLGILKAGGAYVPLDPVYPAERIRFMLEDAGMPVLLTEERLSGGIAVQGVQIVRVDADWERIAQERADDLSGDVTPENLAYVIYTSGSTGRPKGVSCHHAGVVNLLSDFTGRQPIMAGDACSCWTSVSFDVSVYEIWSALIAGGALHLVPDDVRADGPAFLAWLATHRIRSAYVPPFLVQDLASRLDQTAASFALHRLLVGVEPIPERLLAAISHRLPELRIINGYGPTEATICATLYDVPPGSTRAGFTPIGRPVQNSEIYLLNRHLQPVPVGMIGEVYIGGVGLAYGYLNQPALTAERFIPHPFGQPGRRLYRTGDRARYLPDGNIEFLGRSDHQIKLRGFRVEPGEIEAALRQHEAVRDVVVMVREDRPGDKRLVAYVVEQRAGAMLVPFEHGRTSEQTDNREPGTPTSELRTYLKDRLPDYMVPSAFVFLDALPLAPSGKVDRRALPMPEATRDATQTFVAPRTSVEIDIAGIWSEVLSVAQIGIHDNFFDLGGHSLLATQAIARLRARFQVELPVRALFEAPTIAELAVAIVQRQAAQLDQAVLAQMLAELNELSPDAVRALLSGDAPGDV; via the coding sequence ATGAACGATCTAGCGACGCGATTGGCTGAGCTGTCTCCCGAACAGCAGACACGTCTGGCGCAGACGATCCGGCAGCAGCCAGGCACGTTTAACGCCTTTCCCGTATCATTTGCCCAGGAGCGCCTCTGGTTTCTCGACCAGCTCGCACCGGGCTTGCCGCTGTACAGCGTGCCGATCGCCGTCCACCTGAGCGGCTCGCTTCAGGTCGCTGCGTTCTCCAGCGGCCTCAACGCGCTGATTCAGCGCCATGAGTCGCTGCGCACGACGTTTCTGGCGATCGACGGCGAGCCGATCCAGGTCGTTGCGCCAACGCTTCAGATCGCGCTGCCAGTCGTCTCGCTGATGCACGTGCTGTCGAGCGAGCAGGCGGCTCAGGTGCAACGGCTGGCCGTCGAGGCAGCGCAGCAGCCATTCGATCTGGCGCAGGGACCGCTGGTGCGCGCGACGTTGTTCCAGATTGCGCCCACGGAGCATGTCTGCCTGCTGCTGCTGCACCACATCATCTGCGATGGCTGGTCGCTGGGCGTGCTCCTGCGCGATCTCGCCGCCTGCTACGACGCAGCCCTGGCTAGCCGCGCTCCGACGCTGCCGGAACTGCCGATCCAGTATGCCGATTATGCCGTCTGGCAGCGCCAGGCGCTCCGCGATGCCGTGCTTGAGCGGCACCTGAGCTACTGGCGGCAGCAGCTAGGCGAGGCTCCAACACTGCTAGAGCTGCCGACCGACTACCCGCGCCCGACGTCGCTGGCGTTTCCCGGAGCGGCACACCGCTTTGAGCTTACGCCGGAGGTGGTCGCAGGACTCCATGCGCTCAGTCGTCAGGCGGGCGTGACGCTCTTTATGACGCTGCTGGCGGCCTTTCAAACGCTCTTGCTGCACTATACCGAGCAGACCGACCTGCTGATCGGCACGCCCATCGCGGGACGGCGGCGGGTCGAGACTGAGGGGCTGATCGGCTGCTTCGTCAATACGCTCGTGCTGCGCGCCGATCTCAGCGGCGATCCAGGCTTTCGTGCCCTGCTCCAGCGGGTGCGCACGACGACGCTTCAGGCGTACGCGCATCAAGATCTGCCGTTCGAGCGTCTGGTAGCCGAGCTTCAGCCGGAGCGCAGCCTGCACTATGCGCCGCTGATCCAGGTGATGTTCGTGCTGCATAACATGCCGCTGCCACCCCTGGAGCTACCTGGACTGACGATGCGCCGCCTGCCGGTGAGCACCGGCGCGGTGCAGTACGATCTCACGCTGAAGCTGGAAGAGGCCGATCACGCGCTGGCAGGCGAGATCGAATATCGCTCCGATCTCTTTACCGTGGAGACGATCAGGCGCATGGCCGGGCATTTTCAGACCGTGCTGAGCGCGCTGCTCGCCGACCCTGACCGGCGGATTGCGGAGGTCGCGCTGCTGACGAAGGCCGAGCGCCAGCAGCTTCTTGTCGATTGGAATGCGACGCAGGCCGCGTTTCCTCAGAGCCGCTGCCTTCACCAGCTTGTCGAGGCGCAGGCTGCGCGCGCACCCGCTGCTATCGCTGTGGTATGTCACGATCAGCGGCTCACGTACCGCGAGCTGAACGAGCGCGCGAATCAGCTCGCGCATCACCTGCGCCGGTTGGGCGTCGGCGGGCGCCCTCAGGGCGAGGTGCCGGTGGGCGTCTACCTCCATCGCTCGCCCGATCTGATCGTGGCGCTGCTGGGCATTCTTAAGGCGGGCGGCGCGTACGTGCCGCTTGATCCGGTGTATCCCGCCGAGCGCATTCGATTCATGCTTGAGGATGCCGGAATGCCGGTGCTGCTCACAGAAGAGCGGCTATCAGGCGGGATCGCCGTGCAGGGCGTTCAGATCGTTCGCGTCGATGCCGACTGGGAGCGGATCGCCCAGGAGCGCGCCGACGATCTCTCCGGCGATGTCACGCCTGAGAACCTGGCGTATGTCATCTATACCTCCGGCTCGACCGGACGGCCCAAGGGTGTGAGCTGTCATCACGCGGGAGTCGTCAACCTCTTGAGCGATTTCACGGGCCGACAGCCGATCATGGCGGGCGATGCCTGTAGCTGCTGGACCAGCGTCAGCTTCGATGTGTCGGTCTATGAGATCTGGTCCGCGCTGATCGCTGGCGGCGCGCTGCATCTCGTGCCCGACGATGTGCGCGCCGATGGACCGGCGTTTCTCGCCTGGCTGGCGACGCATCGTATCCGGAGCGCGTACGTGCCGCCGTTTCTCGTGCAGGATCTTGCGAGTCGGCTCGACCAGACGGCAGCGTCCTTCGCGCTGCATCGGCTGCTGGTGGGCGTTGAGCCGATCCCGGAGCGGCTGCTCGCGGCGATCAGCCACCGGCTGCCTGAGCTGCGCATCATCAACGGGTATGGCCCGACCGAAGCGACGATCTGCGCGACGCTCTATGATGTGCCGCCCGGCAGCACCCGCGCCGGTTTTACACCGATCGGTCGTCCCGTGCAGAACAGCGAGATCTACCTGCTGAATCGCCACCTGCAACCTGTGCCCGTTGGGATGATCGGCGAGGTGTATATCGGCGGGGTTGGGCTGGCCTATGGCTATCTCAACCAGCCCGCCCTGACCGCCGAGCGGTTCATCCCGCATCCCTTCGGCCAGCCAGGACGCCGACTCTACCGAACGGGGGATCGTGCCCGCTATCTGCCGGATGGCAACATCGAATTTCTGGGCCGCAGCGACCACCAGATCAAGCTGCGTGGTTTCCGGGTCGAGCCGGGCGAGATCGAGGCGGCGCTGCGCCAGCACGAGGCGGTGCGCGATGTCGTCGTCATGGTTCGTGAGGATCGCCCTGGTGATAAACGGCTGGTAGCGTACGTCGTAGAACAAAGAGCGGGCGCCATGCTGGTGCCCTTTGAGCATGGGCGCACAAGCGAGCAAACGGACAACCGAGAACCTGGAACTCCGACCTCAGAACTGCGCACCTATCTCAAAGATCGCCTGCCCGACTACATGGTGCCGAGCGCGTTCGTCTTCCTCGATGCCCTACCGCTTGCGCCCAGCGGCAAAGTAGACCGGCGCGCGCTGCCCATGCCGGAGGCGACACGGGACGCCACACAGACGTTTGTCGCGCCGCGCACGTCGGTCGAGATCGACATAGCAGGCATCTGGTCCGAGGTCCTCAGCGTCGCGCAGATCGGCATCCACGACAACTTTTTTGACCTGGGCGGTCACTCATTGCTGGCGACACAGGCCATAGCCCGGCTACGCGCTCGGTTTCAGGTGGAGCTTCCCGTGCGCGCGCTCTTTGAAGCGCCGACGATCGCCGAGCTTGCGGTCGCGATCGTTCAACGGCAGGCGGCGCAGCTTGACCAGGCCGTGCTCGCGCAGATGTTAGCGGAGCTAAACGAGCTTTCGCCCGATGCCGTGCGGGCGCTGCTGAGCGGCGACGCCCCAGGCGACGTATGA
- a CDS encoding TauD/TfdA family dioxygenase has product MSQPPKKPDIKTLGVLKRQTVTVSEHHLIRTSHLWTGETLPLVIEPAVDGLDLRAWVASNRGFIESQLLKFGGILFRNFQIRTETEFEQLITAASGTPLAYNDRATPRSQITSHIFTSTDYPADQQIELHNESSYAHTWPLKIFFFSQIVAAEGGATPIADSRQIVARIDPAIRQRFIEKQVMYVRNFGQEFGLPWQTVFNTTDRATMEAFCRSADIAVEWKDEQRLRTRQIRPAVARHPSTGDMVWFNQATAFHVSTLAAATRDLLLGEYAPDELPKNVFYGDGTPIEDDVLDHIRAIYRQATVAFPWQPGDLLMLDNMLVAHGRAPFVGPRKVLVGMAEPCSWQAVA; this is encoded by the coding sequence ATGAGTCAGCCACCTAAGAAACCGGATATTAAGACCTTGGGCGTGCTCAAGCGCCAGACCGTAACGGTGTCAGAGCACCACCTGATCAGGACGAGTCACCTCTGGACCGGCGAGACGCTTCCGCTGGTGATCGAGCCTGCCGTGGATGGGCTTGACCTGCGCGCCTGGGTGGCGAGTAACCGAGGATTTATCGAAAGCCAGCTTTTGAAATTCGGCGGCATCCTGTTTCGGAATTTCCAGATTCGGACGGAGACGGAGTTCGAGCAGTTGATCACCGCCGCCTCTGGCACGCCGCTGGCGTACAACGACCGCGCCACGCCCCGCAGCCAGATCACCAGTCATATTTTCACGTCAACCGATTATCCAGCCGATCAGCAGATCGAGCTGCATAACGAAAGCTCCTACGCGCATACCTGGCCGCTCAAGATCTTCTTCTTCAGCCAGATCGTCGCGGCAGAGGGCGGCGCAACGCCCATCGCCGACTCGCGCCAGATCGTTGCGCGGATCGATCCGGCGATTCGGCAGCGCTTCATCGAGAAGCAGGTCATGTATGTCCGAAACTTCGGCCAGGAGTTCGGCTTGCCCTGGCAGACCGTGTTTAACACGACCGATCGCGCGACGATGGAAGCGTTTTGTCGCAGCGCCGATATTGCGGTTGAGTGGAAAGACGAGCAGCGTCTCAGAACGCGCCAGATTCGCCCGGCGGTTGCCAGACATCCAAGCACCGGCGACATGGTCTGGTTCAACCAGGCAACGGCGTTTCATGTTTCGACGCTGGCAGCGGCCACCCGCGATCTGCTGCTCGGCGAGTACGCGCCGGACGAGCTGCCGAAGAACGTGTTTTATGGCGATGGGACGCCGATTGAAGATGACGTGCTCGATCATATTCGCGCGATCTACCGGCAGGCAACCGTCGCCTTTCCGTGGCAGCCGGGGGATCTTCTGATGCTCGACAATATGCTGGTGGCGCATGGTCGCGCTCCATTCGTCGGGCCGCGCAAAGTTCTCGTAGGCATGGCCGAGCCGTGCAGTTGGCAGGCGGTCGCCTAG